Proteins from a genomic interval of Epinephelus fuscoguttatus linkage group LG16, E.fuscoguttatus.final_Chr_v1:
- the LOC125903740 gene encoding reticulon-4-like isoform X10: MDAKQVVDLLYWRDVKTTGVVFGAALLLLLSLTVCSIVSVCSYIGLALLSVTICFRIYKGILQAIQKSDEGHPFKQYLDQEVALPEDTVHKYSDMFLAKLNKIIGELRRLFLVEDLVDSIKFAVLMWILTYVGSLFNGLTILILGLIAAFTCPIIYEKHQAQIDHYLALVNNQVKDIVGKIQAKVPGMKRKAE; the protein is encoded by the exons ATGGACGCCAAACAGG TGGTGGATCTCCTCTACTGGCGTGATGTGAAGACCACGGGCGTGGTGTTCGGCGCCgccctgctgctcctcctctccctgACGGTGTGCAGCATCGTGAGCGTATGCTCCTACATCGGCCTGGCTCTACTCTCAGTCACCATCTGCTTCAGGATATACAAGGGCATCCTGCAGGCCATCCAGAAGTCAGATGAGGGGCACCCATTCAA GCAGTACCTGGACCAGGAGGTGGCACTGCCTGAGGATACTGTCCACAAGTACAGCGACATGTTTCTGGCCAAGCTCAACAAGATCATCGGTGAATTGAGGCGCCTGTTCCTGGTCGAGGACCTGGTCGACTCCATCAAG TTTGCTGTGTTGATGTGGATTCTGACCTACGTTGGCTCCTTGTTCAACGGTCTCACTATTCTTATTCTGG GTCTGATCGCAGCGTTCACCTGCCCGATCATCTATGAGAAACACCAG gctCAGATCGACCACTACCTGGCTCTGGTCAACAACCAGGTCAAAGACATCGTTGGAAA GATCCAGGCGAAGGTTCCTGGGATGAAACGCAAAGCAGAGTGA
- the LOC125903740 gene encoding reticulon-4-like isoform X9 produces MENNSVDKKECEPAAKHWREQVVDLLYWRDVKTTGVVFGAALLLLLSLTVCSIVSVCSYIGLALLSVTICFRIYKGILQAIQKSDEGHPFKQYLDQEVALPEDTVHKYSDMFLAKLNKIIGELRRLFLVEDLVDSIKFAVLMWILTYVGSLFNGLTILILGLIAAFTCPIIYEKHQAQIDHYLALVNNQVKDIVGKIQAKVPGMKRKAE; encoded by the exons TGGTGGATCTCCTCTACTGGCGTGATGTGAAGACCACGGGCGTGGTGTTCGGCGCCgccctgctgctcctcctctccctgACGGTGTGCAGCATCGTGAGCGTATGCTCCTACATCGGCCTGGCTCTACTCTCAGTCACCATCTGCTTCAGGATATACAAGGGCATCCTGCAGGCCATCCAGAAGTCAGATGAGGGGCACCCATTCAA GCAGTACCTGGACCAGGAGGTGGCACTGCCTGAGGATACTGTCCACAAGTACAGCGACATGTTTCTGGCCAAGCTCAACAAGATCATCGGTGAATTGAGGCGCCTGTTCCTGGTCGAGGACCTGGTCGACTCCATCAAG TTTGCTGTGTTGATGTGGATTCTGACCTACGTTGGCTCCTTGTTCAACGGTCTCACTATTCTTATTCTGG GTCTGATCGCAGCGTTCACCTGCCCGATCATCTATGAGAAACACCAG gctCAGATCGACCACTACCTGGCTCTGGTCAACAACCAGGTCAAAGACATCGTTGGAAA GATCCAGGCGAAGGTTCCTGGGATGAAACGCAAAGCAGAGTGA